A DNA window from Engraulis encrasicolus isolate BLACKSEA-1 chromosome 3, IST_EnEncr_1.0, whole genome shotgun sequence contains the following coding sequences:
- the LOC134445199 gene encoding LIM/homeobox protein Lhx2-like: protein MLFHGLPGGEMQGVMEEMERRGKADSTAISSAIDMGETETSLASMSGDRLALCAGCGGRISDRYYLLAVDKQWHMRCLKCCECKLNLESELTCFSKDGSIYCKEDYYRRFSVQRCARCHLGISASEMVMRARDLVYHLNCFTCTSCNKMLTTGDHFGMKDTLVYCRLHFEGLVHAGDFGSAHFNHADVVAMAAKGLGAAAPLGLAYYNGVSTVQKGRPRKRKSPGPGNDLAAYNAGSCNENDGDPLDRDSQYGGGQKTKRMRTSFKHHQLRTMKSYFAINHNPDAKDLKQLAQKTGLTKRVLQVWFQNARAKFRRNLLRQEGGGSGLDKGGCEGSLLQAGTPSGPASELSNGSLSPSITPTTTNTTTLTDLTNPTLPPSSALTDLSNPSLPLASMLSSSGGMDAHECRSPPHTTLTSLF, encoded by the exons ATGCTTTTCCACGGTCTCCCGGGAGGAGAGATGCAGGGGgtgatggaggagatggagcgGCGAGGGAAAGCGGACTCCACGGCTATCAGCTCGGCCATAGACATGGGAGAGACGGAGACG AGCCTGGCGTCCATGAGCGGGGACAGACTGGCCCTGTGCGCCGGCTGCGGAGGCCGAATCTCGGACCGCTACTACCTGCTGGCCGTGGACAAGCAGTGGCACATGCGGTGCCTCAAGTGCTGCGAGTGCAAACTCAATCTGGAGTCGGAGCTGACCTGCTTCAGCAAGGACGGCAGCATCTACTGTAAAGAAGACTACTATAG GAGGTTTTCGGTGCAGAGGTGCGCGCGCTGTCACCTGGGCATTTCAGCGTCGGAGATGGTGATGAGGGCACGCGACCTGGTCTACCACCTGAACTGCTTCACGTGCACCAGCTGCAACAAAATGCTGACGACCGGCGACCACTTCGGCATGAAGGACACTCTGGTCTACTGCCGCCTCCACTTCGAGGGTCTGGTCCATGCAGGGGACTTTGGGTCGGCGCATTTCAACCACGCTGACGTGGTGGCCATGGCTGCCAAGGGGCTTGGTGCGGCCGCGCCGCTGGGCCTGGCCTACTACAACGGGGTCAGCACCGTGCAGAAGGGACGCCCGAGGAAGCGGAAAAGTCCCGGACCAGGCAACGACCTCGCGGCCTATAACGCAGGTAG CTGCAATGAGAATGATGGCGACCCCCTGGATCGCGACTCCCAGTACGGCGGGGGCCAGAAGACCAAGCGCATGCGGACGTCCTTCAAGCACCACCAGCTGAGGACCATGAAGTCCTACTTTGCCATCAACCACAACCCCGACGCCAAGGACCTCAAGCAGCTCGCGCAGAAGACCGGCCTCACCAAACGAGTACTGCAG GTGTGGTTCCAGAATGCTCGTGCCAAGTTCCGACGGAACCTCCTCCGCCAGGAAGGGGGCGGCAGTGGTCTGGATAAGGGGGGCTGTGAGGGCTCGTTACTGCAGGCCGGCACCCCCTCCGGCCCCGCCTCCGAGCTCTCCAACGGCTCCCTAAGCCCCtccatcacccccaccaccaccaacaccaccaccctcacGGACCTCACTAACCCCACGCTGCCCCCCTCCTCGGCCCTCACGGACCTGTCCAACCCCTCCCTGCCCCTGGCCTCCATGCTCTCCTCCTCCGGGGGGATGGACGCACACGAGTGCCGCAGCCCGCCACACACCACCCTCACCAGCCTCTTCtga